From one Ctenopharyngodon idella isolate HZGC_01 chromosome 15, HZGC01, whole genome shotgun sequence genomic stretch:
- the glod4 gene encoding glyoxalase domain-containing protein 4, producing the protein MALRRALHFVFKVGDRTRTATFYRDVLGMKILRHEEFEEGCKATCNGPYDGKWSKTMVGFGPEDDHFVAELTYNYGVGEYRLGNDFLGLTLQSSQAVSNAKRLNWPLTQVGDSLYMTEAPGGYRFFLIDKEQPKCDPVQKVSLAVSDLQRSIHYWSALLGMKVIEKNEDKKIALMGFSDNQCKLELQDIGGAVEHGTAFGRIAFACPRDQLPDIEALMKKEKHKILTPLVSLDTPGKATVEVVILADPDGHEICFVGDEAFRQLSAMDPKGNELLDQAMAADKSDEWFAKHNKQKASA; encoded by the exons ATGGCACTTAGAAGAGcactacattttgtttttaaagtaggAGACAGGACCAGAACAGCCACTTTTTACAGGGATGTCTTAGGAATGAAG ATTCTGCGTCATGAAGAATTTGAGGAGGGCTGCAAAGCAACCTGCAATGG TCCATATGATGGGAAATGGAGTAAAACCATGGTGGGCTTTGGACCAGAAGATGACCACTTTGTGGCAGAGTTGACCTATAATTATGGAGTGGGTGAATATCGGCTTGGCAATGACTTCCTG GGTCTCACTCTCCAGTCTAGTCAGGCTGTGAGTAATGCTAAGAGGTTAAACTGGCCTCTCACACAAGTTGGAGATTCTCTCTACATGACCGAAGCTCCGGGAGGATACCGCTTCTTCCTTATAGACAAGGAACAGCCGAAATGTG ATCCTGTCCAGAAAGTCTCCCTGGCAGTGTCTGATCTGCAGCGTTCTATTCATTATTGGTCTGCCCTGCTGGGAATGAAAGTTATTGAGAAAAATGAGGACAAAAAGATTGCCTTAATGGGATTCTCAGATAATCAG tgtaagCTGGAGTTACAGGACATTGGAGGCGCTGTGGAACATGGAACTGCTTTTGGAAGGATCGCATTCGCTTGCCCTCGGGATCAG TTACCAGACATTGAGGCcctaatgaaaaaagaaaagcacaaaATCCTCACTCCTCTTGTGAGTCTGGACACACCTGGAAAAGCCACAGTGGAAGTCGTCATTCTTGCAGATCCT GATGGTCATGAGATCTGCTTTGTGGGTGACGAGGCATTCAGACAGCTTTCTGCCATGGACCCGAAGGGGAATGAGTTACTGGATCAG GCCATGGCTGCAGATAAGAGTGACGAGTGGTTTGCCAAACACAACAAGCAGAAGGCTTCAGCATAA